One window of Gloeothece citriformis PCC 7424 genomic DNA carries:
- a CDS encoding NADH:flavin oxidoreductase, which yields MEHDIIFQPLQFRNLTVKNRIFRSNISGRFDNYDGSGNQARINWEEKFAKGGVGAIITSFVPVSIEGRIVPNYAMIDRDDRIPFWRKVGEKVHEYDCKFIMQLSHSGRQRDMAGVENKDDALSSTSQTESFHGLLCQSMDRDQINTTVQHFADGARRAREAGLDGVELHGANGYLITQFLSSGINNRKDEYGGSLENRARFLLDIVKAVRKEVGNDFHFQVKISAVDFNNAVIPWEKPGNTLPETIQICKWLEQAGVDAIHVSVGSIFPHPLNPPGTFPLEGNFATDKASSSYDTMLSSGNQTFRNYLLFKFAPLHSIFWWLWYRIPRRVLKNKNPLQGKPITADSLNPGFRKFFSFVEVENLLKTYQGVSIDYAKEIKKNVNIPVICTGGFQQASYIRSIINEGYCDAVSMARMLVANNDLVKQFAEGKDISDRPCVYCNKCLLNTLENPLGCYEPARYGGDYDAMIKEIMTVFEPAPFR from the coding sequence ATGGAACACGATATAATTTTTCAACCGTTGCAGTTTCGGAATCTTACTGTTAAAAACCGAATCTTCCGATCGAATATTTCCGGTAGATTTGACAATTATGATGGGTCAGGGAATCAGGCGAGAATTAACTGGGAAGAAAAATTTGCTAAGGGAGGTGTAGGGGCAATCATTACCTCGTTTGTGCCCGTCTCCATTGAAGGGAGAATTGTTCCCAATTATGCCATGATCGATCGAGATGATCGAATTCCTTTTTGGCGCAAAGTCGGCGAAAAAGTTCACGAATATGACTGTAAGTTTATCATGCAACTGAGTCACTCAGGCCGTCAGAGAGATATGGCAGGAGTGGAAAATAAAGACGATGCTCTCAGTTCTACCAGTCAAACAGAATCTTTTCACGGACTGTTGTGTCAGTCAATGGATAGAGATCAAATTAACACCACAGTCCAACATTTTGCCGATGGAGCAAGACGAGCTAGAGAAGCCGGCCTTGATGGGGTAGAATTACATGGAGCGAATGGTTATTTAATTACTCAGTTTCTCAGTTCTGGGATTAATAACCGTAAAGATGAGTATGGCGGTTCATTAGAAAATCGGGCCCGGTTTTTATTAGATATTGTTAAGGCTGTTCGTAAAGAAGTCGGAAACGATTTCCATTTTCAAGTAAAAATTAGTGCCGTTGATTTTAATAACGCGGTTATTCCTTGGGAAAAACCCGGCAATACGTTACCCGAAACCATTCAAATTTGTAAATGGCTTGAACAAGCGGGAGTCGATGCTATTCATGTCTCTGTCGGGAGTATCTTTCCTCATCCCCTTAACCCTCCTGGAACATTCCCATTAGAGGGAAATTTTGCCACAGATAAAGCCAGTAGTTCCTATGATACCATGCTCTCTAGTGGAAATCAAACCTTTCGGAATTATCTCTTATTTAAATTTGCTCCCTTGCATTCTATTTTCTGGTGGCTTTGGTATCGCATTCCTCGCCGAGTTCTCAAGAATAAAAACCCCCTCCAAGGTAAGCCCATTACCGCAGATTCTTTAAACCCTGGCTTTCGTAAATTTTTCTCTTTTGTAGAAGTTGAAAACCTCCTAAAAACTTATCAAGGAGTGAGCATTGACTACGCCAAAGAAATTAAAAAGAACGTTAATATTCCTGTCATTTGTACCGGCGGATTTCAGCAAGCCTCATACATTCGGTCAATCATCAATGAAGGGTATTGTGATGCAGTAAGTATGGCTCGAATGCTCGTCGCTAACAACGATTTAGTCAAACAATTTGCCGAAGGAAAAGACATCTCCGATCGGCCTTGTGTATACTGCAATAAATGCTTACTGAATACCTTAGAAAATCCTCTCGGATGTTATGAACCGGCTCGTTATGGAGGGGATTATGACGCAATGATTAAAGAAATTATGACCGTCTTTGAACCGGCCCCATTCCGTTAA
- a CDS encoding c-type cytochrome, producing the protein MTPSDHPTGLKKIITWIVVGIITTVLIVGVILVWPLVGKNGPVEYTDIDDHFKYGSIGSDVTNGLPYWIWKALPVVFPDKLPGEGYQSIGLLYEEGHDLPIGFSQRRVQVDRVGLNCAVCHTGTVRDTPDSEPRIITTMPANNLYLQNYIKFISEVALDPRFSANIMMPYIEQLGAKFNPLEKLVYRYIVIPQTRDALITQGARLAFLYNQPDWGPGRVDTFNPYKAIQFNFPMDQLDEKELIGTSDYPPIWEQKPREGLQLHWDGDNDSVDERNLSAALGAGVTPVTADFEQIKRIADWLWELPPPPYPYPINAELASTGERIYQNNCASCHAFGGSKTGTVNPIDQIGTDPYRLNSYTYQLLSNQNTLYADVSFQGEDQRFKHFRKTNGYANMPLDGVWLRAPYLHNGSVPTLRDLLEAPENRPKTYYRGNDVFDQEKVGFVSTVAEENDRQFFKFDTTLPGNSNSGHLYGLDLSSEEKEALIEYMKQL; encoded by the coding sequence ATGACCCCATCAGATCACCCCACCGGATTAAAAAAAATTATTACCTGGATTGTGGTTGGTATTATCACAACAGTATTAATTGTAGGCGTTATTTTAGTTTGGCCTTTAGTGGGCAAAAATGGGCCAGTAGAATATACCGACATTGACGATCACTTTAAATATGGTTCAATTGGGAGCGATGTCACTAACGGACTTCCCTACTGGATTTGGAAAGCTTTACCTGTCGTATTTCCCGATAAATTACCCGGCGAAGGGTATCAATCCATCGGGTTATTGTACGAAGAAGGTCATGATTTACCGATCGGTTTTTCTCAGCGTCGGGTGCAAGTCGATCGCGTTGGGTTAAATTGTGCGGTTTGCCATACGGGTACAGTTCGAGACACTCCAGACAGTGAACCTCGAATCATTACCACCATGCCGGCGAACAATCTCTATCTACAAAACTACATCAAATTTATCTCAGAGGTTGCCCTAGATCCGCGATTTAGTGCCAATATCATGATGCCCTACATTGAACAGTTGGGTGCTAAATTTAATCCTTTAGAAAAATTAGTTTATCGCTATATTGTCATTCCTCAAACGCGAGACGCTTTAATCACACAAGGAGCAAGACTCGCCTTTTTATACAATCAACCCGACTGGGGGCCGGGGCGTGTGGACACTTTTAACCCCTATAAAGCCATACAATTCAATTTTCCGATGGATCAGCTAGATGAAAAAGAACTGATCGGCACATCGGATTATCCCCCCATTTGGGAACAAAAACCGCGAGAAGGGTTACAACTTCACTGGGATGGAGACAATGATTCAGTGGACGAACGGAATTTAAGCGCCGCTTTAGGAGCAGGAGTTACCCCAGTAACGGCGGATTTTGAGCAAATTAAACGAATTGCCGATTGGTTATGGGAATTACCCCCTCCTCCTTATCCTTACCCCATTAACGCAGAATTAGCCAGTACAGGAGAAAGAATTTATCAAAATAATTGTGCCTCTTGTCATGCTTTTGGAGGGTCTAAAACGGGTACAGTTAACCCCATTGACCAAATTGGGACAGATCCTTACCGTTTAAATTCTTATACCTATCAACTGCTCTCGAATCAAAATACTTTGTATGCGGATGTATCTTTTCAAGGGGAAGATCAACGGTTTAAACATTTCCGCAAAACTAACGGGTATGCCAATATGCCGTTAGATGGGGTTTGGTTGCGAGCGCCCTATTTACATAATGGTTCAGTTCCCACCTTACGAGATTTACTCGAAGCACCGGAAAATCGACCTAAAACTTACTATCGGGGAAATGATGTTTTTGATCAAGAAAAAGTCGGTTTTGTGTCAACTGTAGCCGAAGAAAATGACCGGCAATTCTTCAAATTTGATACCACCTTACCCGGCAATAGTAACAGCGGCCACTTATACGGACTTGATCTATCTTCCGAAGAAAAAGAGGCTTTAATTGAGTACATGAAGCAACTGTAA
- a CDS encoding cytochrome c, whose protein sequence is MEALKTKVGRTITTVILILILLIGGVVYIGWYNLFREVPTYYESPEEHFKYGSIGTENAEGIPYWIWVVLPRLFPDKLPAPGGYTSIGLTWEEGKETPVGISKKTIGFPRQGITCAVCHNSTYRTSPEAKPVIVPTGPSNRFDSQRYLRFLFDCANDPRFNADNILSLIQYNHHLSWLDQLLYRYIIIPQTKQGILTQQQSYAWMDSRPNWGPGRIDPFNPVKFRTLELPLDDTVGNSDMMPLWNEGQHQGFAYHWDGLETSLTETVQTGAIGDGATPKSLPVADLERVEAFIKDYQPPKYPFPIDQQLADKGHQIFDNSCATCHAFGGERTGTVIPQEEVGTDRHRLDMWTKQAADAYNNYAEGYDWDFDQLRKTDGYLSVSLEGLWLRAPYLHNGSVPYLTDLLEVPEKRTAVFWRGYDVYNPEKVGFIAEGAEAEKVGFKYDTQVEANGNQGHLYGTELSQTDKKALIEYLKTL, encoded by the coding sequence ATGGAAGCGCTTAAAACAAAAGTAGGACGAACAATTACAACTGTGATCCTGATCCTGATTCTCTTAATTGGGGGAGTAGTTTATATAGGATGGTATAACCTATTTCGAGAAGTTCCCACCTATTATGAATCCCCCGAAGAACACTTTAAATATGGGTCAATTGGCACAGAAAACGCCGAAGGAATTCCCTATTGGATTTGGGTGGTACTGCCCCGACTTTTCCCCGATAAATTACCCGCACCCGGAGGGTATACTTCTATTGGATTAACCTGGGAAGAAGGAAAAGAAACCCCCGTCGGTATTTCTAAAAAAACTATCGGTTTTCCTCGTCAAGGCATTACTTGTGCTGTTTGTCATAATTCTACCTATCGAACTAGCCCAGAAGCAAAACCGGTTATTGTTCCCACAGGCCCATCAAATAGATTTGATTCTCAACGGTATTTAAGATTTTTGTTTGACTGTGCTAACGATCCTCGATTTAATGCCGATAATATTCTCAGTTTGATTCAATATAATCATCATTTATCGTGGTTGGATCAACTTCTTTATCGTTATATTATTATTCCTCAAACTAAACAAGGAATATTAACTCAACAACAATCCTACGCTTGGATGGATTCTCGTCCCAATTGGGGGCCAGGCCGAATTGATCCTTTTAATCCGGTTAAGTTTAGAACTCTAGAATTACCGTTAGATGATACAGTGGGTAATTCTGATATGATGCCTCTTTGGAATGAAGGACAACATCAAGGCTTTGCTTATCATTGGGATGGATTAGAAACCTCTTTAACTGAAACTGTACAAACCGGAGCGATCGGCGATGGTGCAACTCCTAAATCACTTCCCGTTGCGGATCTCGAACGAGTAGAAGCTTTTATTAAAGACTATCAACCCCCTAAATATCCTTTTCCTATTGATCAACAATTAGCGGATAAAGGTCATCAAATTTTTGATAATAGTTGTGCAACTTGCCATGCTTTTGGAGGAGAAAGAACCGGCACAGTTATCCCCCAAGAAGAAGTCGGAACGGATCGCCATCGTCTGGATATGTGGACAAAACAAGCTGCCGATGCTTATAACAATTATGCCGAAGGATATGACTGGGATTTTGATCAACTCCGCAAAACTGATGGTTATTTATCGGTTTCTTTAGAGGGACTTTGGTTAAGAGCGCCGTATTTACATAATGGTTCTGTTCCTTATTTAACCGATTTATTAGAAGTTCCTGAAAAAAGAACAGCCGTTTTTTGGCGAGGATATGATGTTTATAATCCCGAAAAAGTAGGCTTTATTGCCGAAGGAGCAGAAGCGGAAAAAGTAGGATTTAAATATGATACCCAAGTCGAAGCTAATGGGAATCAAGGTCATCTTTATGGCACTGAGTTGTCACAAACCGATAAAAAAGCTTTGATTGAGTATTTAAAAACTTTGTAA
- a CDS encoding CBASS cGAMP-activated phospholipase, which yields MSELIKILSVDGGGIRGIIPALILLEIENLTQKPISELFDLIAGTSTGGLIALSLTAPDEQGNPRYSAQDVINLYEEEGERIFSRSLLKTIQSVRGIIDERYSSEGVEDVLERYLQDTRLKEALTDVFITSYELEKRFPFFFSSRDARNQLNYDFPMKQVAMATSAAPTYFEPVRIETNNPGEYYVLIDGGVYANNPALCAFMEAQTIYGKERDFLVVSLGTGEYTEPILYEQARNWGKSEWLPPLLNVVFDGVSDTVNFHLQNILSEDCYYRFQPILTPENEAIDNTRPENLNALKELAQNLIRNQSSQLQQLTEKLLQ from the coding sequence ATGTCTGAATTAATTAAAATTCTGTCCGTTGATGGGGGAGGAATTCGAGGAATTATTCCAGCCTTGATTTTACTGGAAATAGAAAATTTAACTCAAAAGCCTATTTCAGAATTATTTGATTTGATTGCGGGAACATCTACAGGAGGATTAATTGCTTTAAGTTTAACCGCACCGGATGAACAGGGAAACCCTCGATATTCTGCTCAAGATGTCATTAATTTATATGAAGAAGAAGGAGAGCGGATTTTTTCTCGTTCCCTTTTAAAAACTATTCAATCAGTCCGAGGAATTATTGATGAAAGATATTCGTCAGAAGGGGTTGAAGATGTTTTAGAGCGATATTTACAAGACACGCGACTGAAAGAAGCTTTAACTGATGTTTTTATTACCAGTTATGAATTAGAAAAACGTTTTCCTTTCTTTTTTAGTAGTAGAGATGCCAGAAATCAGCTTAACTATGATTTTCCGATGAAACAAGTCGCTATGGCCACCTCTGCTGCGCCAACTTATTTTGAACCGGTTAGAATTGAAACCAATAATCCAGGAGAATATTATGTTTTAATTGATGGGGGAGTTTACGCCAATAATCCGGCTCTTTGTGCCTTTATGGAAGCGCAAACGATTTATGGGAAAGAGCGAGATTTTTTAGTCGTTTCCTTGGGAACTGGAGAATATACCGAACCGATTTTATATGAACAAGCAAGAAACTGGGGAAAATCGGAATGGTTGCCCCCTTTATTAAATGTTGTTTTTGATGGAGTGAGTGATACAGTCAATTTTCACTTACAAAACATACTCAGTGAGGATTGTTATTATCGTTTTCAACCTATTTTAACCCCTGAGAATGAAGCGATAGATAATACCCGTCCTGAGAATCTTAACGCTCTCAAAGAATTAGCTCAAAACCTAATCCGTAATCAAAGCTCACAACTGCAACAATTAACCGAAAAATTACTTCAATAG
- a CDS encoding type II toxin-antitoxin system HicA family toxin gives MPKLPRISSREAIRALERIGFEQVRQTGSHVVMKRETSDGKIGCVVPVHQELKVGTLSGILKQAQVTVEEFIENL, from the coding sequence ATGCCTAAATTGCCACGAATCTCAAGTAGAGAAGCAATTCGGGCACTGGAACGTATAGGGTTTGAGCAGGTTCGGCAAACTGGGAGTCATGTTGTGATGAAACGGGAAACATCTGATGGCAAAATTGGCTGTGTTGTGCCTGTGCATCAAGAATTAAAAGTTGGTACGTTGAGCGGCATTCTTAAACAAGCGCAAGTTACTGTCGAAGAGTTTATTGAAAACTTATAG
- a CDS encoding type II toxin-antitoxin system HicB family antitoxin — protein MKTRSFTVIVYKEEDMYIAECPEVGTVDQGETIEQAIAGLKEATRLYLEEFPLAETSLKYITTIEVSYA, from the coding sequence ATGAAAACCCGTAGTTTTACAGTCATTGTTTATAAAGAGGAAGATATGTATATAGCTGAATGTCCAGAAGTTGGCACAGTTGATCAAGGTGAAACTATTGAGCAAGCTATTGCCGGTTTGAAAGAAGCAACTCGACTTTACCTTGAAGAATTTCCTTTAGCTGAAACATCTCTAAAATATATAACTACTATTGAGGTGAGCTATGCCTAA
- a CDS encoding RNA-guided endonuclease InsQ/TnpB family protein — MPEVQTITIACKLKVGSELAKEIDETFLTFAIACDWINNNTPVKLTNKTAMQSLVYQDVRAKFGLSSNLAIQALRRVCANRKTAKQKGRKVKEFSPTSVSYDARIFSFKESDWTVSLKLLHKRRKFELLIGNYHRGMLKGTNPTSATLVKRKNGDYYIHINLDKPVPEPIKTDDVIGVDLGRTDIAVTSEGDSWSGKQITDLRNHYAKMRAILQRKATKGTRTTRGRCRQLLKRLSGHEKRFQSWLNHCISRKLVDNAVANKKAIAIEDLTGIRERTNKKSRSKKDKRLGNNWAFYQLREYLTYKCLLAGVKLILVNPAYTSLTCHKCFVIGDRNGKKFTCSSCGTMDSDWNGSKNIAALGAIITRPRGTGLSCEIKREVQYIQLTLFDALGLPKTATSA, encoded by the coding sequence ATGCCCGAAGTCCAGACCATAACTATAGCTTGTAAGCTGAAGGTAGGTAGTGAACTCGCTAAAGAGATAGACGAGACATTCCTGACTTTTGCTATAGCTTGTGACTGGATTAACAATAACACCCCTGTAAAACTGACTAATAAAACTGCTATGCAGTCATTGGTTTATCAGGATGTTCGGGCAAAGTTTGGTTTATCTTCTAACCTAGCTATTCAGGCACTTAGAAGAGTATGCGCTAATCGAAAGACGGCTAAACAAAAAGGCAGAAAAGTTAAGGAGTTTAGTCCTACCTCTGTTAGTTACGATGCTCGGATTTTTAGCTTTAAAGAAAGTGATTGGACTGTGAGTCTTAAACTTTTACATAAACGCCGTAAATTTGAGCTTTTAATCGGTAACTATCACAGAGGAATGTTAAAAGGAACTAACCCAACTTCTGCTACGTTAGTTAAGCGTAAAAACGGTGATTATTACATTCATATAAATCTAGATAAACCCGTTCCTGAGCCAATAAAAACCGATGATGTAATCGGTGTTGATTTAGGACGTACTGATATCGCTGTAACATCGGAAGGTGATTCATGGTCAGGGAAGCAGATAACAGATTTACGTAATCACTATGCCAAGATGAGGGCTATTCTTCAACGAAAGGCTACGAAAGGCACAAGAACGACTAGAGGACGTTGTCGTCAGTTGTTGAAACGGTTGTCGGGTCATGAGAAACGCTTTCAATCTTGGTTAAATCATTGTATAAGCCGAAAGTTAGTCGATAATGCTGTGGCTAACAAGAAGGCTATCGCCATCGAAGATTTGACGGGTATTCGTGAAAGAACTAATAAAAAATCTAGAAGCAAAAAAGACAAAAGACTAGGCAATAATTGGGCATTCTATCAGTTGAGGGAATACCTCACCTATAAATGTTTATTAGCAGGAGTAAAACTAATTTTAGTTAATCCTGCATATACTTCATTGACTTGTCATAAATGTTTTGTAATCGGCGATAGAAACGGTAAAAAGTTTACCTGTTCTAGTTGTGGAACTATGGATAGCGACTGGAACGGCAGTAAAAATATAGCAGCATTGGGGGCGATAATAACCCGTCCTAGAGGCACAGGGTTGTCATGCGAGATTAAGCGAGAAGTGCAATATATTCAGCTTACCTTGTTTGACGCTTTAGGGCTACCAAAAACCGCGACCTCAGCGTAA
- a CDS encoding histidine phosphatase family protein, with protein MGLNLYFLRHGETTYSRSGGYCGLLDPQLTDQGTQMAKAFADTYKSIPWSAIYVSPMKRTIATAKPLCEATGQEMQLRDGLKEMNFGQWESQTPEWVKQNHLDDYINWMTEPAWNPPTGGETAVEVASRALLVISEIEAKYTSGHVLVVSHKTTIRIILCNLLGIDLGRYRDRIAMPAASLSIVQFGVHGPLLLRLGDRSYMSEELQSLPEG; from the coding sequence ATGGGTTTGAATTTATATTTTTTGCGACATGGAGAAACGACTTATAGCCGTAGCGGTGGCTATTGTGGCCTTTTAGATCCTCAGTTAACGGATCAAGGAACTCAAATGGCCAAAGCGTTTGCTGATACCTATAAATCTATTCCTTGGTCGGCGATTTATGTAAGTCCAATGAAACGGACGATCGCTACTGCTAAACCGTTATGCGAAGCCACAGGGCAAGAAATGCAATTACGGGATGGCTTAAAAGAGATGAATTTTGGACAGTGGGAATCTCAAACTCCAGAATGGGTGAAACAGAATCATTTAGATGATTACATTAATTGGATGACTGAACCGGCTTGGAATCCACCCACCGGCGGAGAAACAGCCGTAGAAGTAGCCAGTCGTGCTTTATTAGTCATCTCTGAAATTGAGGCAAAATATACTAGCGGCCATGTCTTAGTTGTTTCTCATAAAACCACAATCCGCATCATTCTGTGCAACTTACTGGGCATTGATTTAGGACGCTACCGCGATCGCATTGCTATGCCGGCGGCTTCTCTAAGCATCGTTCAATTTGGTGTTCATGGCCCCTTGTTGCTACGATTGGGCGATCGCTCTTATATGAGTGAAGAGTTACAATCTCTTCCTGAAGGCTAG
- a CDS encoding NAD(P)H-quinone oxidoreductase subunit 4, giving the protein MIADQFPWLSTIVLLPLVASTLIPVLPDKEGKTVRLYALGVGIVDFVLMCYAFWTNYDIHNPNFQLAENYAWMPQIGLNWAVSVDGVSMPLVLLAGLVTTLSILAAWQVDLKPRLFYFLLLVLYSAQIGVFVAQDLLLLFIMWELELIPVYLLVSIWGGQKRRYAATKFLLYTAAASIFILVAALGMALYGDNMTFDIAALGMKDYPLTLELLLYAGLLVAFGTKLAVFPLHTWLPDAHGEASAPVSMILAGVLLKMGGYGLIRLNLEIFSDAHVYFAPVLVILGVVNIIYGGFNSFAQSNMKRRLAYSSVSHMGFVLLGIASFTDLGISGAVLQMISHGLIAAALFFLAGVTYDRTHTLNLDNMGDIGRLMPKVFALFTAAAMASLALPGMSGFASELSVFVGLTSSDIYSSTFRCVTLVLAAVGLILTPIYLLSMLRQLFYGSSAAQMCVLNDDSWDNLGNDEAVCFGTNCVLPANAKYSDAKPREVFIAACFLLLIISIGFYPKLATQLYDVKTVAVNAQLRESYSQISQANPDIYAKAFSFPKNTESEVVPVLGMVK; this is encoded by the coding sequence ATGATAGCAGATCAATTTCCTTGGTTGAGTACGATTGTCCTGCTGCCCCTGGTTGCTTCTACACTGATTCCCGTATTGCCCGATAAAGAGGGGAAGACGGTACGTTTGTATGCCCTAGGAGTAGGAATCGTTGATTTTGTTTTAATGTGTTACGCCTTTTGGACAAATTACGATATCCATAACCCTAACTTTCAATTAGCAGAAAATTATGCTTGGATGCCCCAAATCGGGCTAAACTGGGCAGTTTCCGTCGATGGGGTATCGATGCCTCTGGTGCTTTTAGCTGGACTGGTAACAACCCTTTCGATTTTGGCGGCTTGGCAAGTTGACCTTAAACCTCGTCTATTTTATTTTTTACTTCTGGTGCTGTATTCTGCCCAAATCGGGGTGTTTGTGGCTCAAGACTTGCTTTTACTCTTTATTATGTGGGAACTGGAACTTATTCCAGTTTATTTATTAGTTTCTATCTGGGGCGGGCAAAAACGCCGTTATGCTGCCACTAAGTTTTTACTCTATACGGCGGCGGCTTCGATATTTATTTTAGTCGCTGCTTTAGGAATGGCTCTTTACGGCGATAATATGACCTTTGATATCGCTGCTCTGGGAATGAAGGATTACCCTTTAACCCTAGAATTACTTTTATATGCCGGTTTACTGGTTGCTTTTGGGACTAAATTAGCTGTTTTTCCCTTACATACTTGGTTACCAGATGCTCACGGTGAAGCGTCTGCCCCTGTATCGATGATTCTAGCGGGGGTATTGCTGAAGATGGGAGGATATGGATTAATCCGTCTCAATTTAGAAATCTTTTCCGATGCTCATGTTTATTTTGCTCCCGTTTTAGTTATCTTAGGGGTTGTCAATATTATTTATGGCGGCTTTAATTCTTTTGCTCAATCGAATATGAAGCGCCGTCTCGCTTATTCTTCAGTGTCTCACATGGGCTTTGTTTTACTGGGGATTGCTTCTTTCACCGATTTAGGAATTAGTGGCGCAGTCTTACAAATGATTTCTCATGGGTTGATTGCTGCCGCCTTATTCTTCTTAGCCGGAGTCACTTACGATCGCACTCACACCCTCAATTTAGATAATATGGGGGATATTGGGCGATTAATGCCGAAAGTATTTGCTCTGTTTACCGCCGCCGCGATGGCTTCTTTAGCCCTGCCGGGGATGAGTGGGTTTGCCAGTGAGTTATCTGTTTTCGTTGGGTTAACCAGTAGTGACATCTACAGTTCAACCTTCCGGTGTGTAACTCTAGTGTTAGCGGCAGTCGGATTGATTTTAACTCCTATTTATCTCCTCTCAATGCTCAGACAACTCTTTTATGGCTCAAGTGCCGCCCAAATGTGTGTTCTCAATGATGATAGTTGGGATAATTTGGGTAATGATGAAGCGGTTTGCTTCGGGACGAATTGCGTCTTACCGGCAAATGCTAAGTATAGTGATGCTAAACCTCGTGAAGTATTTATTGCCGCCTGTTTTCTCTTGTTGATTATTAGTATTGGGTTTTATCCCAAACTAGCGACACAATTGTATGATGTGAAGACAGTGGCAGTAAATGCTCAATTGCGAGAATCTTACAGCCAAATTTCTCAAGCTAACCCGGATATTTACGCTAAAGCATTCTCATTTCCTAAAAATACAGAATCTGAAGTCGTACCCGTTTTAGGAATGGTCAAGTAA
- the leuB gene encoding 3-isopropylmalate dehydrogenase, translating into MTRQHRITLLPGDGIGPEILSVTVDVLKTIGKQFDIQFEFQEALIGGAAIDATGNPLPEETLTLCRNSDAVLLAAIGGYQWDSLPRHQRPETGLLGIRAGLGLFANLRPATILPQLIDASTLKREVVEGVDIMVVRELTGGIYFGQPKGIFETETGEKRGVNTMAYTDSEVDRIAKIGFETAQKRSGKLCSVDKANVLDVSQLWRDRVTLMGKNYPDVDLSHMYVDNAAMQLVRNPKQFDTIVTGNMFGDILSDAAAMLTGSIGMLPSASLGADGPGLFEPVHGSAPDIAGQNKANPLAQVLSAAMMLRYGLNEPEAASKIEQGVLAVLEKGYRTGDIMSEGMTWVGCQEMGEVLMNVLESLHQ; encoded by the coding sequence ATGACTCGGCAACACCGGATAACCTTACTTCCTGGCGATGGGATTGGCCCAGAAATTCTGTCCGTCACCGTAGATGTCTTAAAAACCATTGGTAAACAATTCGACATACAATTTGAGTTTCAAGAAGCCCTCATCGGCGGTGCTGCCATTGATGCAACGGGAAACCCTCTACCGGAAGAAACTTTAACCCTGTGTCGTAATAGTGATGCCGTTCTTCTAGCGGCCATTGGGGGGTATCAATGGGACAGTTTACCCCGTCATCAACGCCCAGAAACCGGATTATTAGGCATTAGAGCCGGTTTGGGCTTATTTGCCAACTTACGCCCGGCGACTATTTTACCTCAGTTAATTGATGCTTCTACCCTCAAACGAGAAGTGGTAGAAGGGGTAGATATTATGGTGGTGCGAGAACTAACCGGCGGGATCTATTTTGGTCAACCCAAAGGCATTTTTGAGACAGAAACCGGGGAAAAACGGGGAGTCAATACGATGGCTTACACAGACTCAGAAGTTGACCGCATTGCTAAAATAGGCTTTGAAACCGCCCAAAAACGCTCCGGCAAACTTTGCTCGGTAGATAAGGCTAATGTATTAGATGTGTCTCAATTATGGCGCGATCGCGTCACCTTAATGGGGAAAAACTACCCAGATGTAGACCTGTCCCATATGTATGTCGATAATGCCGCCATGCAGCTAGTCCGCAATCCGAAACAATTTGATACCATTGTGACTGGTAATATGTTTGGGGATATTCTCTCCGATGCCGCCGCCATGTTAACCGGTAGTATTGGGATGTTACCTTCTGCCAGTTTAGGCGCAGATGGGCCAGGATTATTTGAACCCGTTCATGGATCAGCCCCAGACATTGCCGGACAAAACAAAGCTAACCCTCTAGCTCAAGTTCTCAGTGCCGCGATGATGTTACGATATGGGTTAAACGAACCCGAAGCCGCCAGTAAAATTGAACAAGGCGTTTTAGCCGTCTTAGAAAAAGGATACCGCACCGGGGATATTATGTCAGAAGGAATGACCTGGGTGGGATGTCAAGAAATGGGGGAAGTTTTAATGAATGTCTTAGAATCTTTACATCAATAA